The following proteins come from a genomic window of Mucinivorans hirudinis:
- a CDS encoding Mobile element protein, translating to MGATQISLAERREMVEKNHPRLSLVQQCILLNICRSGIYYASKGRASADELAVKAEIDRTYTKMPFYGVERMTEHLRKKGFTISPKRVRRYFRDMCISAIYPKPNTTWHNKEHKIYPYLLRGLTIDRVNQVWSTDITYIPMNGGYMYLCAIIDWHSRFVLAWGISNTHDSEFCQELLKEAIARYGKPEIFNTDQGSELTAKEFVKILEENEIQISMDGKGRALDNIFVERLWRSVKYEYIYLSNPGSGKELYDGLTDYFRLYNTERLHQSLEYKTPSEVYMTAA from the coding sequence GTGGGAGCTACTCAAATCTCGTTAGCCGAGCGTAGAGAGATGGTAGAAAAGAATCATCCTCGGCTGAGTTTAGTTCAGCAGTGCATATTGCTAAACATTTGCCGCAGTGGCATATACTATGCGAGCAAAGGAAGAGCAAGTGCAGATGAGCTTGCTGTTAAAGCAGAGATAGACCGCACCTATACCAAAATGCCTTTCTATGGTGTCGAGCGGATGACTGAACACTTGCGAAAGAAGGGTTTTACGATAAGCCCTAAGCGAGTGCGTCGTTACTTTCGGGATATGTGCATCAGTGCTATCTACCCCAAGCCTAACACCACGTGGCATAATAAGGAGCATAAGATATACCCCTATCTATTGCGAGGATTAACTATTGACAGGGTAAATCAGGTTTGGAGTACCGACATCACCTATATCCCAATGAATGGAGGTTATATGTACCTGTGCGCCATCATTGATTGGCATTCGCGCTTTGTGTTGGCTTGGGGGATAAGCAATACTCACGATAGCGAGTTCTGCCAAGAGTTGCTCAAAGAGGCTATTGCCAGATACGGCAAGCCGGAGATATTCAACACCGACCAAGGGAGTGAGTTAACGGCCAAGGAGTTCGTTAAGATACTTGAAGAAAATGAGATACAGATAAGTATGGACGGTAAAGGTAGGGCTTTGGATAATATTTTTGTCGAAAGGTTGTGGCGCAGCGTAAAATATGAGTATATTTACCTGTCGAACCCCGGCAGCGGCAAAGAGTTATATGATGGCTTGACTGACTATTTTCGTCTTTACAACACCGAAAGGCTACATCAATCGCTTGAATACAAGACTCCGAGTGAGGTCTATATGACGGCGGCATAG